The sequence below is a genomic window from Sorangiineae bacterium MSr12523.
AACCGTCGGTGCAAGACGGACGATGCACGTACGCACACCGCGCGAAGCAAAGGAGAGCGTTGCCAGCACGCCGGCACGCCGTGGCGACTGAAATGAGTCCGGGGCCGGCTCGTCGCGTTCCGTGAGCACGCGCCCCGGAGCAAGACCGAGGACCCCCGAGGCGATGACGAGCGGCCTGCCCGAGCCCTCGAGCGCGGCGCCGAGCGTCTCGATGGCCCGATGTTCCGTGCGCGCCGAAGCCTCGAACCGCGAGAAGTCGTGAATGAATGCGAGATGGATGACCCCATCCGACGCGGCCGCGCCCGCGCGCAGGCTCTCGAGGTCCTCCAAATCGCCGCGAAGCACCTCCGCGCCGGCTGCGCGCAGGGCTTGGGCCGACGCATCGGACCGAGCGAGCCCGACCACGTGATGACCCGCAGAAATGAGCTCGGGAACGACCGCGGAGCCGATGAAACCGGATGCGCCGGTGACGAATACGCGCATGGAAAACCTCCTTGTGGCGAACGATGTCAGTCGCTGACATCACAGTTAACACCTGATGTCAGTGACTGCAATCGCGTAGGATCGATTTCATGAGCCGATGGGAACCCAACGCGCGCGAGCGGCTTCAGCAGTCCGCGATGGAGCTCTACACCGAGCGCGGTTTCGATCAAACGACGGTCGCGGAGATCGCCGCCCGCGCAGGGCTCACCGAACGGACCTTCTTCCGCTACTTCGCCGACAAGCGCGAGGTGCTCTTCTGGGGCTCCGCGATGCTGCAAGATTTTCTCGTGGAGAGGGTCGCCGGCGCTCCGGCCGGGACGCCGCCGATGGACGCGGTCACCGCGGCCCTCGAAGCCACCGGCCCCATGTTCGAAGAGCGGCGCGACTTCGCGCGCCAGCGCCATGCGCTCATCGTCGGCCATCCCGAGCTGCGGGAGCGCGAATTGATCAAGCTCGCCTCCCTCGCATCGGCCCTCACCGAGGCTCTACGCGGCCGCGGCACCGCCGACCTCATCGCGCGTCTCACCGCCGAAACGGGCCTCGCCGTATTCAAGGTAGCCTTCGAGCACTGGGTC
It includes:
- a CDS encoding TetR family transcriptional regulator — encoded protein: MSRWEPNARERLQQSAMELYTERGFDQTTVAEIAARAGLTERTFFRYFADKREVLFWGSAMLQDFLVERVAGAPAGTPPMDAVTAALEATGPMFEERRDFARQRHALIVGHPELRERELIKLASLASALTEALRGRGTADLIARLTAETGLAVFKVAFEHWVHDPHERELPSHLRDVRTALEAIATGNTMANVRHG
- a CDS encoding SDR family oxidoreductase, which codes for MRVFVTGASGFIGSAVVPELISAGHHVVGLARSDASAQALRAAGAEVLRGDLEDLESLRAGAAASDGVIHLAFIHDFSRFEASARTEHRAIETLGAALEGSGRPLVIASGVLGLAPGRVLTERDEPAPDSFQSPRRAGVLATLSFASRGVRTCIVRLAPTVHGPGDHGFLAALVSIARNKAVSGYVGDGTARWPAVHRLDAARLFRLALEKAPAGSAVHAIADAGVPIRTIADVIGRHLKVPVGSIASEDAGAHFSWLAPLLQLDSPTSSALTRELLDWQPTHPGLLEDLDAGHYF